The window TCCCATAAAATACCAGAAAGACCCAAATTCATGAAAATGGATACACATTCAAAGCAGATAGAGGGGAAAAAAAGAATCACTAATCCCATGAATATTTAAGCAATAAAGTTGAGAACAAGAAGACTAACCCAAAAGATATTTTGACTTAGACAGCGAGATTCTTCTGATAGAAAAATTGTAGAGTGAAGGATCAGGTTTTCCAGTGAAGCTGAAGGAGCGGAGGGAGAGAGCATGAAGCAGCTAAAACCCGGGGTTTTTTCAACTTCTTTTGGCCAAGTAGGGCTTTGGTGTGGTTTTTCATGGGCTTTTATTTGTCGGCTGGACTATGACAGAGGCTCCACATTATCTACCCATTGAGCCCAATCTGCTTGCCAACATGATGTAGTTTCTTGGGTTTTATTCATTGGCAGGACTAGGATAGAAGCCCCATCGCAATGTACGCAGTCAGGCCCGATCTCTATCCAATACGATTGtaaatcatatataaaattttcatcataTTAATCGTTGTTTAAATGGGTTACAAGGAGAACCAGTAGGTGATAGGTTAAATATCAAAAGAGTTATGAATGTTGGTAGAGGTCCACATCAAACGTTTTCCATCTTAAATAACCTGTTTCTGTAATGGAACAAGCATCGAGTCTTATCGCTTGAAGATGAGGTGAGCCTAACCTCAAGATTTCTCAAGCTCTTTTGGCCCTTCACTTGGATATTTGTGGATAACGGCCCTTTCTCAGTTTCTCTTTCCCCCTTCATTTGTTCTTATTATGCTTTTCCTTATAAAACCAATCTAAATATCTAAACACAAATATCTCAACCTACATCACTTTTTGCTTTtccactttctctctctctctctctctctctctctctctctctttcccaATGTACCATAAGCATCAACTCCCTTGTTTGCATTGCCAGCCACATGACTACATTAGAATGGTAAACACCCAGATAATTATGTAACTGTCTCCCAAACTCTTGGGGATACAAAGAATCTTCTGCCTTGTTTGCACATTGTTGTGACAAGTTAAGATGGTTTCTCAATTCTTTGTATAACatcaaaaaattctttttttttttgaagcttTGGGGTGATTTTGTTTGTAGGTTCAACATATGATAGAGAGGTGCCTGCTCTTTCAGATGAGCAGAGATGACTGTGTCAAGGCACTTGCAAAGCATGCCAAGATTGAACCAATCATCACCCTAACAGGCAAAGTTCTCCTACTCTTATCTCTCGCCTGGTCGCTTGTGTGCTATGTTATGTGTGTTTGACATACTTAAACTGATGCTTCTACAGTTTGGAAAGAGTTGCTTAAAGAGAACAAGGGGTTCTTTCAAGCATACTTCCAGGCTAATTCTCCTAGGCAGTTCAACAGTAAGGCCAACAAAACTTTGCATGCTAATAattttgtgaaaaatcaaaatcttgttGAAAAGCTCAAAACTAATGGATTCTTCAAGACATACCCTTCTTATAAAGGAATGTATTTTTTATATCCTATGCAGATTGGTCCACTCAAAGCATGGCTACTTTCAGAAGAAGAAGGCATTGGCGTTGACTCAGAGCAATATGATCATCAAAAGCGCTATGAATGAACTTCTAGTTAAAGACATAGTTAGAAATTTAATCAAGTGATAAGGAACTGGAGAGACCTCTGCTGCAGCCTGCAGAGTGTAGAATATTGAGTACAATCTGCTGGGTCCTTGTTATTTCAAGTATTCACCTACTGGTAAAATCAGGCAGACTAGGATAATGTAGCAGGTGATATTTATGTTGTACTTCAAGACTTATTATTATGACTGCTGTATAAAGAGTTGCATACATGAATGAATGGATGATAAAAGGCAATGCTTAGTTCTTAAAAATTAGCATAAAGCAATTGTATTGTTCTCTTATAAACCAGTTTCGTTAAGCATAACCGGATCAAATTAAGCAATATTCGCATAGGTTTAGTGCCAAAGACCAAGAGCAGATCCTTTACTTTTATGAAATACTGTTCTTGAGTACTAGGCTACTAGCAAAGCAAGTACTGAAACTATTGCTTGATAAATCTCAACATGCTTTCACCTCTGGCTTCTTTAGGCAACCACACCTGATGGTACCATGAAGTTGGAAATTCTGGCATGAACACATTATCACATAGATCCAGCAAATTGGATTCCAAGTCAAATGCATTGGCCTCAGCAGTCAGGATTATACTGCTTTGATGTATTGGGACCCTCCTTCAGAGGGTTGGTATGATTGAATATGGTTGGACCCTCAACTGGGAATGTAAGGCAGGAACTCGGGAATAAGCATGGACCATTTTTGAATATACCAGAAGCATTAGCATGGGAACAACATCAATGGAGAAATTGTCTGTTACTTTTTCATGATCCATCTGATAAATCCAACCAGGCTGCAACATCCTGTCCACCAAAAAGCATGATTGGAAATGTAGGAATTGCAGAAATTCACTTGTGGCAATATTGAGATTAAGCAAAGCAAGTCTTCATCAGcaacataataaaaaagggCCAAGATGACAGAAAGCACAAATCAAAATGATCAAACACTGTCATTAGCCAATGCAGAAAACTAAAGCAAGCCACCCCTCAACACTTCCATTCCAACCAAAGCCTATTGCAGATCAAAATGGGCTTTCCTGTCAAGTTTTCGGGATGTCCGGTGGGCATGGGCCTTTATATTTCTCCCATTTTATAAATGGgcttaacaaaaaatataaatgatgctttttattttttatattttttattataaaatattaacaaaattcatccaattatgaataaaaatactaattgtattaaattattttcattaaaaatatattcttaattctaatacttttaaataaattataaattaatattacaaaacccacatcaataaaaaattaa is drawn from Theobroma cacao cultivar B97-61/B2 chromosome 4, Criollo_cocoa_genome_V2, whole genome shotgun sequence and contains these coding sequences:
- the LOC18600798 gene encoding uncharacterized protein LOC18600798, which translates into the protein MYHKHQLPCLHCQPHDYIRMVQHMIERCLLFQMSRDDCVKALAKHAKIEPIITLTVWKELLKENKGFFQAYFQANSPRQFNNWSTQSMATFRRRRHWR